A genomic region of Armatimonadia bacterium contains the following coding sequences:
- a CDS encoding NrpR regulatory domain-containing protein, whose translation MPEIDRKEFAILRVLGEHHLPLGAAAIANELKSHGIDLTERAVRYHLQDLDNAGLTVSTGRAGRRITDAGKAELANARVADKVALIFARIDALAYQTRFSLTEGRGPIVINLSLFHQSEFDQAMKVMRPVFLSRFATSDLIATFSPGQRVADMVVPRGMIGLGTVCSVTVSGILLRHGIPVQSEFGGLVEVIGHEPTRFTDVVRYGGTSIDPVEIFIKSHATSTTAAVTTGRGKIGAGARTCPAIAREEVMGLIDDMSAWRIRGVLAIGMESQPLMEMEVDVGRIAFAVCAGINPVAAAEEAGFSTTSQALAAVFNYEDLDVI comes from the coding sequence TTGCCGGAAATAGACCGGAAGGAATTCGCCATTCTCCGTGTTCTCGGTGAGCATCACTTGCCCCTGGGTGCCGCCGCAATCGCCAACGAGCTCAAATCCCATGGAATCGACCTCACCGAGCGCGCCGTTCGCTATCATCTACAGGACCTCGACAACGCGGGACTGACCGTCAGCACCGGGCGCGCCGGACGACGCATCACAGACGCGGGCAAGGCTGAACTGGCGAACGCTCGCGTCGCGGATAAGGTGGCCCTCATCTTTGCCCGCATCGACGCCTTGGCCTACCAGACCCGCTTCAGTCTCACCGAGGGCCGCGGGCCCATCGTGATCAACCTATCGCTGTTCCACCAAAGCGAGTTCGACCAGGCGATGAAGGTCATGCGACCGGTGTTCCTGTCTCGCTTTGCCACAAGTGACCTGATCGCGACCTTCTCGCCGGGCCAGAGGGTCGCCGATATGGTGGTTCCCCGCGGCATGATCGGACTGGGCACCGTCTGCAGTGTCACGGTCAGCGGCATACTGCTGCGCCACGGTATCCCGGTCCAGTCCGAGTTCGGCGGCCTGGTGGAGGTCATCGGGCACGAGCCGACGCGCTTTACCGATGTGGTGCGCTACGGCGGAACCTCCATCGACCCGGTCGAGATCTTCATCAAGAGCCACGCCACCTCCACCACAGCAGCGGTCACCACCGGTCGCGGGAAGATCGGCGCCGGTGCGCGAACCTGCCCGGCCATCGCGCGTGAGGAGGTGATGGGGCTCATCGACGACATGTCTGCCTGGCGCATCCGGGGAGTCCTGGCGATTGGGATGGAGAGCCAGCCCCTGATGGAGATGGAGGTCGATGTGGGCCGCATCGCCTTTGCGGTCTGCGCCGGGATCAACCCTGTGGCTGCCGCTGAGGAAGCCGGCTTCAGCACCACCAGCCAGGCGCTGGCGGCAGTCTTCAACTACGAGGACCTCGACGTGATCTAG
- a CDS encoding uroporphyrinogen decarboxylase family protein has product MTARERLLTALDHREPDRVPYDLASTHVTGISVVAYQNLRRYLGLPEREPTVVDDVQQIALPDDDVMEYFGVDTRGLFPITSNQIRQPLIDAGDAWEYRDEWGLVHHRPKEGGLYFSLVKSPIDGMTATIDQIDAHDWPVAADPTRIAGLREQSEAYRAAGFPVVLKGLCAGLCEVAIRIRGMENFLVDLMVEPEVTARLLDKILQLKLEFWEMALGQLGDVVDVVLEADDYGTQDSQLVSPAKFREVFKPRLAELLGGIKRSAPHAKVLFHSCGSLREILPDFIEMGVDILNPVHVAAAGMEPSALKRDFGDALCFWGGGVDTQGILPRGTEQQVRDDVKRNVEALMPGGGYVFNTVHNIQADVPPRNIVAMIEALREVGVY; this is encoded by the coding sequence ATGACTGCCCGCGAGCGCCTACTGACCGCTCTTGACCACCGTGAACCGGACCGCGTTCCGTACGATCTGGCCTCGACCCACGTGACGGGAATATCCGTCGTCGCCTACCAGAACCTGCGTCGCTATCTCGGACTTCCCGAGCGCGAGCCGACGGTCGTAGACGATGTGCAGCAGATCGCGCTCCCGGACGACGATGTGATGGAGTACTTCGGGGTGGATACCCGCGGCCTCTTCCCCATCACCAGCAACCAGATTCGGCAACCCCTCATCGACGCCGGTGATGCCTGGGAGTACCGCGATGAGTGGGGACTCGTGCACCATCGGCCCAAGGAGGGCGGGCTCTACTTCAGCCTGGTCAAGAGCCCTATCGACGGGATGACGGCGACCATCGACCAGATCGACGCACACGATTGGCCCGTGGCGGCCGATCCGACGCGGATCGCCGGGCTCCGTGAGCAGTCCGAGGCATACCGGGCCGCCGGATTCCCGGTGGTGCTCAAGGGCCTCTGCGCAGGGCTGTGCGAGGTCGCGATCCGGATCCGCGGCATGGAGAACTTCCTGGTTGACCTGATGGTCGAGCCCGAGGTCACCGCACGACTGCTGGACAAGATCCTGCAGCTCAAGCTGGAGTTCTGGGAGATGGCGCTGGGGCAACTGGGCGATGTGGTCGATGTGGTGCTCGAGGCGGACGACTACGGCACCCAGGACTCGCAGCTCGTGTCGCCCGCGAAGTTCCGTGAGGTCTTCAAGCCGCGTCTGGCCGAACTCCTCGGCGGCATCAAGCGCAGTGCTCCACACGCGAAGGTGCTGTTCCACTCCTGCGGGAGTCTCCGTGAGATTCTGCCTGACTTCATCGAGATGGGCGTGGACATCCTCAACCCCGTGCATGTCGCCGCTGCAGGCATGGAGCCGTCGGCCCTGAAGCGTGACTTCGGCGACGCCCTCTGCTTCTGGGGAGGCGGCGTTGACACCCAGGGCATACTCCCGCGCGGCACTGAGCAGCAGGTACGCGACGACGTGAAGCGAAATGTGGAAGCGTTGATGCCCGGTGGCGGTTACGTGTTCAACACCGTGCACAATATCCAGGCCGACGTGCCGCCGCGGAATATCGTCGCCATGATCGAGGCTCTCCGGGAGGTCGGCGTCTACTAG
- a CDS encoding DUF3604 domain-containing protein, which translates to MRPVVAACCLLLVCTTAVSAAPFSVLFKVGLKDSAPTAWQGTVSATAATLTAVTGWRFRTGDSVGQGNAYQLTTDERLNGQGKLLGTLPKGLLVTGDTEGGARLKFTANSVTWEVSVADLTWGEAAVHASGDLSAQLAPAYTTLSGPTREDDYPAACALPADATVAVWQSYANNEDQLLWSICRQGRWEPARQVPELTGDLYRPGCASDGKGGFWVVCPRQERGDFDLWATRWDGANWSAPQKLTDQPGNDFDLALTTDAAGTVYCTWQAFRGGSSDILLATCSGGAWSKPLVVANSPANEWMPAIAATANGAWIAWDTYQNGSYDVYAAEMRDGKLEAPLPIAATDRFEAKASVAVDKLGRVWFAWQEAGSGWGKDTGNTVPTALRREAIYRERSTKVACLSNGRLRYAPDLSLAMPQGERTNLEEPRLSCDGQERLWLVLRHPVRINSPRGNKVWAEAAWEDYATYLDGEAWSPVLYFPDKLARIDTFPALAPLSQGLAVVFHTDGRNLERLRGMTRNQVFATVLNTSQPVREPQLVDAEPPAPVAVNVQEAADVQRARSFLVNIGNKAYHLLRGDLHRHTEVSWDGNGDGSVLDCYRYAMDAASLDFLMVSDHNQDTGVDLEYIRWRCYKVADVYNNPPRFSTLYGYERSLGFPNGHRNIINTQRFHASFPFTRGASRGVAPDDLQQLYEYCRREGAVVIPHTSGTNHGTNWPTYDLGLEPVVEIFQGCRNSYEYEGCPKGDTPGSPQSQNTGYQPEGFVWRAWKRTLDLGIICSSDHGSTHYSYAGVYCETPSREGIYAGIQARRTFGANDNLIVSMKCGEHFMGESWKQTQAPALDIEVLGTGPIVQIDLIRDFKFAYTAKPNQPSFKAQWLDNDFTPGTHLYYVRAIQADESIAWGSPVWITRG; encoded by the coding sequence ATGCGTCCTGTGGTCGCCGCCTGCTGCCTCCTCTTGGTCTGCACCACGGCCGTCTCCGCCGCCCCCTTCAGCGTCCTGTTCAAGGTGGGGCTCAAGGACTCCGCTCCCACGGCATGGCAAGGCACGGTGAGCGCCACCGCTGCCACCCTGACGGCGGTCACGGGCTGGCGGTTCCGCACCGGGGACTCCGTCGGCCAGGGGAACGCGTATCAGCTCACGACCGACGAGCGTCTCAACGGTCAGGGCAAGCTCCTCGGCACGCTTCCCAAGGGCCTCCTCGTTACCGGCGACACAGAGGGCGGAGCTCGCCTCAAGTTCACCGCGAACTCTGTGACCTGGGAGGTCTCGGTCGCTGATCTCACCTGGGGCGAAGCAGCGGTGCATGCCTCGGGCGACCTCTCCGCCCAGCTTGCCCCGGCCTACACCACACTCTCCGGTCCGACTCGCGAGGACGACTACCCGGCGGCCTGCGCACTGCCCGCAGACGCGACCGTCGCAGTGTGGCAGTCCTATGCGAACAATGAGGATCAGCTCCTGTGGTCCATCTGCCGTCAGGGCCGCTGGGAGCCTGCCCGGCAGGTTCCGGAACTCACCGGTGACCTGTACCGACCCGGCTGCGCCTCTGATGGCAAGGGCGGGTTCTGGGTCGTGTGCCCGCGCCAGGAGCGCGGCGACTTCGACCTTTGGGCGACGCGCTGGGATGGTGCGAACTGGAGCGCACCCCAGAAGCTCACCGACCAGCCCGGCAACGACTTCGACCTCGCCCTGACCACCGACGCGGCAGGGACCGTTTACTGCACCTGGCAGGCCTTCCGCGGCGGCTCCTCCGACATCCTCCTGGCCACCTGCTCCGGCGGCGCGTGGAGCAAGCCGCTGGTGGTTGCCAACTCCCCGGCGAACGAATGGATGCCGGCGATTGCGGCCACAGCTAACGGAGCCTGGATCGCCTGGGACACCTATCAGAACGGGAGCTACGACGTCTACGCCGCCGAGATGCGCGACGGGAAGCTCGAGGCGCCACTGCCCATCGCCGCTACCGACCGTTTCGAGGCGAAGGCCTCCGTCGCCGTGGACAAGCTGGGCCGCGTTTGGTTTGCCTGGCAGGAAGCCGGCAGTGGCTGGGGCAAGGACACCGGCAACACCGTGCCCACAGCGCTGCGCCGGGAGGCCATCTACCGCGAACGGTCAACGAAGGTGGCCTGCCTGAGCAACGGCCGCCTGCGATACGCACCGGACCTGTCTCTCGCCATGCCCCAGGGAGAGCGAACCAACCTGGAGGAGCCTCGTCTGTCCTGCGACGGCCAGGAGCGACTGTGGCTGGTCCTGCGCCATCCGGTGCGCATCAACTCCCCGCGGGGCAACAAAGTGTGGGCCGAAGCCGCCTGGGAGGACTACGCGACCTACCTCGACGGCGAGGCCTGGTCACCAGTCCTGTACTTCCCGGACAAGCTCGCCCGCATCGATACCTTCCCGGCCCTGGCGCCCTTGTCTCAGGGGCTGGCTGTGGTCTTCCACACGGACGGCCGGAACCTCGAGCGACTGCGAGGCATGACTCGCAACCAGGTGTTCGCCACAGTCCTGAACACCTCGCAGCCCGTGCGTGAGCCGCAGCTAGTAGACGCCGAACCTCCCGCACCGGTCGCTGTGAATGTCCAGGAGGCGGCCGACGTACAGCGTGCTCGCAGCTTCCTGGTCAATATCGGCAACAAGGCCTACCACCTGCTCCGCGGCGACCTGCACCGTCATACCGAGGTCTCCTGGGACGGCAACGGTGACGGGTCAGTCCTCGACTGCTACCGCTACGCGATGGATGCGGCGTCCCTGGACTTCCTGATGGTCTCCGACCACAACCAGGATACGGGAGTGGACCTGGAGTACATCCGGTGGCGCTGCTACAAGGTCGCGGACGTGTACAACAACCCGCCAAGGTTCAGCACCCTCTACGGCTACGAGCGATCGCTCGGGTTCCCGAACGGTCACCGCAACATCATCAACACGCAGCGCTTCCACGCGTCCTTCCCCTTCACCCGCGGGGCCAGCCGAGGCGTAGCACCCGACGACCTCCAGCAGCTCTATGAATACTGCCGCCGTGAGGGCGCCGTCGTCATTCCGCACACCAGCGGCACGAACCACGGGACGAACTGGCCCACCTACGATCTGGGCCTGGAGCCGGTGGTCGAGATCTTCCAGGGCTGCCGCAACAGCTATGAGTACGAGGGCTGCCCGAAGGGCGATACGCCGGGTAGCCCGCAGTCGCAGAACACGGGCTACCAGCCCGAGGGCTTCGTGTGGCGTGCCTGGAAGCGCACACTCGACCTGGGCATCATCTGCTCTTCCGACCACGGTTCCACCCACTACTCCTACGCCGGCGTGTACTGCGAGACCCCGTCCCGCGAAGGTATCTACGCCGGCATCCAGGCCCGCCGCACCTTCGGTGCCAATGACAACCTCATCGTGAGCATGAAGTGCGGCGAGCACTTCATGGGCGAGTCCTGGAAGCAAACGCAGGCTCCGGCACTGGATATCGAGGTTCTCGGCACGGGTCCCATCGTGCAGATCGACCTCATTCGCGACTTCAAGTTCGCCTACACCGCCAAACCCAACCAGCCGAGCTTCAAGGCTCAGTGGCTCGACAACGACTTCACGCCGGGCACGCACCTGTATTACGTCCGCGCCATCCAGGCCGACGAGAGCATCGCCTGGGGTAGCCCCGTGTGGATCACTCGCGGCTAG
- the hflK gene encoding FtsH protease activity modulator HflK has translation MADLKHNSKHRALALVALWLLSGLYLVRPEQQAVVRLLGRVVAESIQPGLHWRVPWPLTRLSKVRISEARRLSVGFDLADEAAGRQPAPGKSHFLTGDQNIVNLQLVAQYCVERPTAFLFRSKDVGKLVGAVVERELSHAVEGQGVDWVLTTGRAQLQETVRREAQRVLDGYGAGVRLVSANIKAAYPPAEVNDAFKAVAGARSDRDRIIDLAEGYRNEVTEQAAGEAGKMTAEADAYRQKVTTEARGDTARFASIYREYSQAPQVTRDRMYVETMEELLPRMKVIVADPAGGTRPLDLGILSGEPTPNTAGGSR, from the coding sequence ATGGCAGACCTGAAGCACAACTCGAAGCATCGAGCCCTGGCGCTGGTGGCGCTATGGCTGCTGTCGGGCCTGTACCTTGTGCGCCCGGAGCAGCAGGCTGTCGTGCGGCTGCTGGGAAGAGTGGTGGCCGAGAGCATTCAGCCGGGCCTGCACTGGCGGGTTCCGTGGCCGCTGACGCGCCTGAGCAAGGTGCGGATCAGTGAGGCACGACGCCTCAGTGTGGGCTTCGATCTCGCGGATGAAGCCGCCGGACGCCAGCCCGCGCCGGGCAAGAGTCACTTCCTCACCGGCGACCAGAACATCGTCAACCTCCAGCTCGTGGCGCAGTACTGCGTCGAGCGACCGACGGCCTTCCTGTTCCGCAGCAAGGACGTCGGCAAGCTGGTCGGCGCGGTCGTGGAGCGCGAACTGAGTCATGCGGTGGAGGGCCAGGGCGTCGACTGGGTGCTGACCACCGGCCGTGCGCAGCTCCAGGAGACTGTGCGTCGCGAGGCTCAGCGCGTGCTCGACGGCTACGGTGCCGGTGTGCGCCTGGTCAGCGCCAACATCAAGGCCGCCTACCCGCCGGCCGAAGTGAATGACGCTTTCAAGGCCGTAGCGGGAGCTCGCTCCGACCGTGACCGGATCATCGACCTCGCGGAAGGGTACCGCAATGAGGTGACCGAGCAGGCGGCGGGAGAGGCCGGCAAAATGACGGCTGAGGCCGACGCTTACCGCCAGAAGGTCACAACCGAAGCGCGTGGCGACACTGCACGCTTCGCCTCGATCTACCGTGAGTACTCGCAGGCGCCTCAAGTGACCCGGGACAGGATGTACGTGGAGACCATGGAGGAGCTGCTGCCCAGGATGAAAGTGATCGTGGCCGATCCCGCCGGAGGGACCCGACCGCTGGACCTGGGGATCCTCAGCGGCGAGCCGACACCTAACACCGCAGGTGGCAGCCGATGA